A DNA window from Thermoanaerobaculia bacterium contains the following coding sequences:
- the hemE gene encoding uroporphyrinogen decarboxylase yields MTVDVSAPSPVPPFLAACKRQPVPHTPIWIMRQAGRYLPEYRALRAKHDFLTMVRTPELAVEVTLQPVRRFALDAAILFSDILTPLDGLGLGLEFHPAPVFSQPLRTPAAIDALRLPPPQENAAQVFAAIRGLRAALPAQTPLIGFAGAPFTLYCYLVEGHGSKGFFVAKSFLFQEPEAADRLLDKLATQTVAYLTAQAEAGAQALMIFDSWAGILSPEAYARHALPAVRKVLTGLAPLGLPLIYFPNQGSTLLDQLPGLPLDVAGIDWRLPLSRARAILGPDIGVQGNLDPAALMAPPAELLRLADRVLAAAGPAPGHIFNLGHGIEPVTDPDQVARLVDHVHARTETGATAATLSGSGGRP; encoded by the coding sequence ATGACCGTCGACGTGAGCGCCCCATCGCCGGTGCCACCCTTTCTCGCCGCCTGCAAGCGCCAGCCGGTCCCGCACACGCCGATCTGGATCATGCGCCAGGCCGGGCGCTACCTCCCCGAGTACCGGGCGTTGCGCGCCAAGCACGACTTCCTGACCATGGTGCGGACGCCCGAGCTCGCGGTCGAAGTGACCCTGCAGCCGGTGCGACGTTTTGCTCTCGACGCGGCGATCCTGTTCAGTGACATCCTGACGCCGCTCGACGGCCTCGGTCTCGGTCTCGAGTTCCATCCCGCGCCGGTCTTCTCGCAGCCTCTGCGGACGCCCGCGGCGATCGACGCGCTCCGTCTGCCGCCGCCGCAGGAGAACGCCGCCCAGGTCTTCGCGGCGATCCGCGGCCTGCGGGCGGCGCTGCCCGCGCAGACGCCGCTCATCGGCTTCGCCGGCGCGCCGTTCACGCTCTACTGCTACCTGGTCGAAGGGCACGGCTCGAAGGGCTTCTTCGTCGCCAAGAGCTTCCTGTTTCAGGAGCCCGAGGCCGCCGACCGGCTGCTCGACAAGCTCGCCACGCAGACGGTCGCCTATCTCACCGCCCAGGCCGAGGCCGGCGCGCAGGCGCTGATGATCTTCGACTCCTGGGCGGGGATCCTCTCTCCCGAGGCCTACGCCCGTCATGCGCTGCCGGCCGTCCGGAAGGTCCTCACCGGCCTCGCGCCGCTCGGGTTGCCGCTGATCTATTTCCCCAACCAGGGCTCGACGCTCCTCGACCAGCTCCCCGGCCTGCCGCTCGACGTCGCCGGCATCGACTGGCGGCTGCCGCTGTCACGCGCCCGCGCTATTCTGGGTCCCGACATCGGCGTGCAGGGGAACCTCGATCCGGCGGCGCTCATGGCACCGCCGGCGGAGCTCCTCCGGCTCGCCGACCGGGTGCTCGCCGCGGCGGGCCCGGCGCCTGGGCACATCTTCAACCTCGGCCACGGCATCGAGCCGGTGACCGATCCCGACCAAGTCGCGCGACTGGTCGACCATGTGCACGCGCGCACCGAGACCGGTGCGACCGCTGCGACCTTGAGTGGCTCCGGGGGGAGACCATGA
- a CDS encoding uroporphyrinogen-III synthase, with product MNPPGPLSDLGVVVTRDEPPGGPLAIRLESAGARVLHWPGVALAPPSDPAALAAGLAALEGFDWLVLTSAHAVEAVAERRATLPPDLRVAVVGAATAAAAREHGWRVDRTPQEFQGEALLASFAETPGGLTGRRLFFPASDRAAATLPDGLTALGADVVRVEAYRTTDAPVDAATLAARLEAVARGEVDVVTFASPSAVDGLAGALGEPALGRLLDRSAVAVIGPTTAGALARRGRTADAVADPATLDGLVAAAALAHARFTERNPTCRC from the coding sequence GTGAACCCGCCTGGCCCACTCTCCGACCTCGGCGTCGTGGTGACCCGCGACGAACCGCCCGGCGGTCCGCTCGCCATTCGGTTGGAGAGCGCCGGCGCGCGCGTGCTGCACTGGCCAGGGGTGGCGCTCGCGCCGCCGTCCGATCCCGCGGCACTCGCCGCCGGGCTCGCGGCGCTCGAGGGCTTCGACTGGCTCGTGCTCACCAGTGCGCACGCCGTCGAGGCGGTGGCCGAACGCCGTGCCACGCTGCCACCGGACCTGCGGGTCGCCGTCGTCGGCGCCGCGACTGCCGCTGCGGCGCGCGAGCACGGCTGGCGCGTGGATCGCACGCCGCAGGAGTTCCAGGGCGAGGCGCTGCTCGCGAGCTTCGCCGAGACTCCGGGCGGGCTCACCGGCCGGCGCCTTTTCTTTCCGGCCAGCGATCGCGCCGCCGCGACGCTCCCGGACGGTCTCACCGCGCTCGGCGCCGATGTGGTGCGCGTCGAGGCCTATCGCACCACCGACGCGCCGGTCGACGCCGCGACGCTCGCCGCCCGTCTCGAGGCGGTGGCCCGTGGAGAGGTCGATGTCGTCACCTTCGCTTCGCCGTCGGCGGTCGATGGTCTCGCCGGAGCGCTCGGCGAGCCGGCCCTCGGCCGGCTCCTCGACCGGAGCGCCGTGGCCGTCATCGGCCCGACGACCGCCGGAGCGCTCGCGCGCCGCGGCCGCACCGCGGACGCCGTCGCCGATCCGGCCACGCTCGACGGCCTGGTCGCGGCGGCCGCTCTCGCTCATGCCCGCTTTACTGAAAGGAATCCGACATGTCGTTGCTGA
- the hemN gene encoding oxygen-independent coproporphyrinogen III oxidase yields the protein MTTRIAIPDPEVVQRFDRPGPRYTSYPTAVEFHDGVGASVYREHLAKANREHAGEPLSLYVHIPFCAKHCSYCGCHVISTPKREVAAQYLDYLGRELELVAGLLPERRRLIQMHWGGGTPTYLEPAQLEQLFGLVARHFELLPDSERAIEVDPRVTTTAHLEALAGLGFNRLSFGVQDFTPEVQEAIGRGQTFEQTKTLMESARRVGFADGINLDLVYGLPLQTEATFRDSLDRVTELRPDRLAIYSFAFVPWIRPNQKKIDQAALPAREAKMALYFAALEKLLDAGYEPIGMDHFALPGDELARAARAGRLDRNFMGYTVKPSNAMIAFGVSGIGEVEGGFFANEKKLSRYYEALDAGELPVERGYRLDADDRIRQFVIRQLMCNFRVDKAAVAKRFGIDFDAYFAESLATLDEVEAEGFVVVDAAAVTVQPSGRLFVRNVCMAFDRYLAAKREANRPVFSRTV from the coding sequence ATGACGACACGCATCGCGATTCCGGACCCCGAGGTGGTGCAGCGCTTCGACCGCCCCGGCCCGCGGTATACCTCGTACCCGACCGCCGTCGAGTTCCACGACGGCGTGGGTGCGAGCGTCTATCGCGAGCACCTGGCGAAGGCCAACCGTGAGCACGCCGGTGAGCCGCTCAGCCTCTATGTCCACATCCCGTTCTGCGCCAAGCACTGCAGCTACTGCGGCTGCCACGTCATCTCGACGCCGAAGCGCGAGGTCGCGGCGCAGTATCTCGACTACCTCGGCCGCGAGCTCGAGCTCGTCGCGGGCCTGCTGCCCGAGCGCCGCAGGTTGATCCAGATGCACTGGGGGGGCGGAACGCCGACCTACCTCGAGCCGGCGCAGCTCGAGCAGCTTTTCGGCCTGGTCGCTCGCCACTTCGAGCTCCTGCCGGACTCCGAGCGCGCCATCGAGGTCGATCCCCGGGTCACCACGACGGCCCATCTCGAGGCGCTCGCCGGACTGGGCTTCAATCGCCTGAGCTTCGGCGTTCAGGACTTCACCCCCGAGGTACAGGAGGCGATCGGGCGCGGCCAGACCTTCGAGCAGACGAAGACGCTGATGGAGAGCGCCCGGAGAGTCGGGTTCGCCGATGGCATCAACCTCGATCTGGTCTACGGCCTGCCCCTCCAGACCGAGGCGACCTTCCGCGACAGTCTCGACCGGGTGACCGAGCTCCGCCCCGACCGGCTGGCGATCTACTCCTTCGCCTTCGTGCCGTGGATCCGCCCGAACCAGAAGAAGATCGACCAGGCGGCGCTGCCCGCTCGCGAGGCCAAGATGGCGCTCTACTTCGCGGCGCTCGAGAAGCTCCTCGACGCCGGCTACGAGCCGATCGGCATGGACCACTTCGCGTTGCCCGGCGACGAGCTGGCGCGCGCGGCGCGCGCCGGGCGGCTCGACCGGAACTTCATGGGCTATACCGTGAAGCCCTCGAACGCCATGATCGCCTTCGGCGTCTCCGGAATCGGCGAGGTCGAAGGCGGCTTCTTCGCCAACGAGAAGAAGCTGTCGCGCTACTACGAGGCGCTCGATGCCGGGGAGCTCCCCGTGGAGCGTGGCTACCGGCTCGACGCCGACGACCGGATCCGCCAGTTCGTCATCCGCCAACTGATGTGCAACTTCCGGGTGGACAAGGCCGCGGTCGCGAAACGCTTCGGAATCGACTTCGACGCCTACTTCGCGGAGTCGCTCGCAACCCTGGATGAAGTCGAGGCCGAGGGCTTCGTCGTGGTCGACGCTGCGGCGGTCACCGTGCAGCCGTCGGGGCGGCTCTTCGTGCGCAATGTCTGCATGGCGTTCGACCGCTATCTGGCGGCCAAGCGCGAGGCCAACCGCCCGGTCTTCTCGCGCACGGTCTGA
- a CDS encoding NAD-dependent epimerase/dehydratase family protein → MRVLVAGCGDLGAALGLELAAAGDEVFGLRRSPQSLPGEIRPLAADLCDPATLRDLPAVDAVIYAAAADQSTAEAYRRAYVDGVRHLIASPAVQRSPPRRFFFVSSTAVYAQDGGEWIDESSPAEAAHFRARLLLEGEAMVNAATAPETAAIVLRLSGIYGPERTRLLDLVRSGRATYPPGPPRYANRIHRDDAAGALAHLLRLPSPAPLYLGVDDAPVDLAEVLTFLAVELSAPLPRLEEEPNPPGVASPERTSKRCSNALLHATGYPFRYPTYREGYGALLGTLRQ, encoded by the coding sequence TTGAGGGTTCTCGTCGCCGGCTGCGGCGATCTCGGCGCCGCCCTCGGCCTCGAGTTGGCCGCCGCGGGCGACGAGGTGTTCGGCCTGCGCCGGAGCCCGCAAAGCCTTCCGGGCGAGATCCGCCCCCTCGCCGCCGACCTCTGCGACCCGGCAACCCTCCGCGACCTGCCAGCGGTCGACGCCGTCATTTACGCGGCAGCGGCGGACCAGTCGACCGCGGAGGCGTACCGCCGCGCCTACGTCGACGGCGTGCGCCACCTGATCGCGTCCCCGGCCGTACAGCGCTCGCCACCTCGGCGTTTTTTTTTCGTTTCGAGCACCGCCGTCTACGCCCAGGACGGTGGCGAGTGGATCGACGAGAGCTCGCCCGCGGAGGCGGCGCATTTCCGCGCCCGGCTGCTGCTCGAAGGCGAGGCCATGGTCAATGCGGCGACCGCGCCGGAGACGGCGGCGATCGTCCTCCGCCTCTCCGGCATCTACGGCCCGGAGCGCACGCGCCTCCTCGACCTGGTGCGCTCTGGTCGCGCCACCTACCCGCCCGGCCCGCCGCGCTACGCCAACCGCATCCACCGCGACGACGCCGCGGGCGCCCTGGCCCACCTGCTGCGGCTGCCGTCTCCGGCGCCGCTCTACCTCGGTGTCGACGACGCCCCGGTCGATCTCGCCGAAGTCCTCACCTTCCTCGCCGTCGAGCTCAGCGCACCGCTGCCGCGCCTCGAGGAGGAGCCGAATCCCCCAGGGGTGGCGAGCCCCGAGCGCACCAGCAAACGCTGCTCGAACGCCCTGCTGCACGCGACCGGCTATCCCTTCCGTTACCCCACCTACCGCGAAGGCTACGGCGCGCTGCTGGGTACTCTCCGGCAGTAG
- the hemG gene encoding protoporphyrinogen oxidase yields the protein MKRIVVVGGGIAGLATAYELRERAARVPGGLDVRLVEAAPRLGGNLRTERDGAYRVEWGPNGFLDNVPETLDLVRRLGLQNDLCPSDAAAARRFLFRNGRLHLLPSGPGSFLTCPVLSLAGRLRVLGEPFAAQHPGGDETVYEFARRRIGAEAAHVLVGAMVSGVFAGDARQLSLASCFPKMAEMEAKHGGLVKAMLAKQRARGAARRQLAELRARGEDAPEMERPGGPVGPAGRLTSFRGGIQTFTDALATALGAAVESGRALERLGRIDGRDGSTRLWRLDFTGGELLEADEVVLAVPAAQAAPLVAPLDEVLAATLRAIPSAGLAVVALAYDAATFRARALGQAAGAPNGFGFLVPRDPTGAGPRILGALWDSSVFPGERAPAGKVLLRVMIGGALDAEAVGLPEDELLRIARADLARTMGLETTVAPERHWLFRHHVGISQYTVGHAARLAAIAGLLAPLAGLHVAGQSYFGVSMNGCCEQAARFAEERISLLERATD from the coding sequence ATGAAGCGGATCGTCGTCGTCGGCGGGGGAATCGCCGGGCTGGCCACGGCGTACGAGCTCCGTGAGCGCGCCGCGCGCGTCCCCGGCGGACTGGACGTCCGCCTGGTGGAGGCCGCGCCGCGCCTCGGCGGGAACCTGCGCACCGAGCGCGACGGCGCCTACCGCGTCGAGTGGGGACCGAACGGCTTTCTCGACAACGTTCCCGAGACGCTCGACCTCGTGCGGCGGCTCGGCCTCCAGAACGACCTCTGCCCATCGGACGCTGCCGCCGCGCGCCGCTTCCTCTTCCGCAACGGCCGCCTCCATCTTCTGCCTTCCGGCCCCGGGAGCTTCCTCACCTGCCCGGTGCTCTCGCTCGCCGGGCGCCTGCGGGTCCTCGGCGAGCCGTTCGCAGCGCAGCATCCCGGCGGCGACGAGACGGTCTATGAGTTCGCACGCCGGCGGATCGGCGCCGAGGCGGCGCATGTCCTGGTGGGTGCAATGGTCTCCGGCGTCTTCGCCGGTGACGCCCGCCAGCTCTCGCTCGCCAGCTGTTTCCCGAAGATGGCCGAGATGGAGGCGAAGCACGGCGGGCTGGTGAAGGCGATGCTCGCCAAGCAGCGCGCCCGCGGCGCCGCGCGGCGCCAACTCGCGGAGCTTCGCGCCCGCGGAGAGGACGCCCCGGAGATGGAGCGTCCGGGCGGCCCGGTCGGCCCCGCCGGCCGCCTGACCTCGTTCCGCGGCGGCATTCAGACCTTCACCGACGCCCTCGCAACAGCTTTGGGCGCGGCGGTCGAGAGCGGCCGCGCCCTCGAGCGTCTGGGGAGGATCGACGGGCGCGATGGTTCGACACGGCTCTGGCGGCTCGACTTCACCGGCGGCGAGCTGCTCGAGGCGGACGAAGTCGTGCTGGCCGTGCCCGCAGCGCAGGCGGCGCCGCTCGTCGCGCCGCTCGACGAGGTGCTGGCGGCCACCCTGCGTGCCATCCCCTCGGCCGGGCTCGCGGTCGTGGCGCTCGCCTACGACGCGGCGACGTTCCGGGCCCGCGCGCTCGGACAGGCCGCTGGGGCGCCCAACGGCTTCGGCTTCCTCGTGCCGCGCGATCCAACTGGAGCCGGGCCGCGGATCCTCGGGGCGCTGTGGGATTCGAGCGTCTTTCCCGGCGAAAGAGCCCCCGCGGGCAAGGTCCTGCTGCGGGTGATGATCGGCGGGGCGCTCGACGCCGAAGCTGTCGGCCTGCCCGAGGACGAACTGCTGCGTATCGCCCGCGCCGACCTCGCGCGGACGATGGGGCTCGAGACGACGGTGGCGCCCGAGCGCCACTGGCTCTTCCGTCACCACGTCGGTATCAGCCAGTACACCGTCGGCCACGCGGCGCGGCTGGCGGCGATCGCCGGGCTCCTCGCGCCGCTCGCCGGCCTGCACGTCGCCGGGCAGTCGTACTTCGGGGTCAGCATGAACGGCTGCTGCGAACAGGCGGCGCGCTTCGCCGAGGAGCGCATCTCGCTGCTCGAGCGGGCGACCGATTGA
- the hemB gene encoding porphobilinogen synthase, protein MSLLTQRPRRLRANAAWRSMVAETSLSARDFVYPLFVIDGENVVNPIASMPGVAQLSIDRLVEESRRAHALGVPAVILFGIPDHKDAQGSPGYDPEGIVPRAIRELKKEIPTLLVWADVCLCEYTSHGHCGLLTAAGEVDNDATLPLLARAAVAYARAGADAIAPSDMMDGRVGAIREALDEAGFETLPIVSYAAKYASGFYGPFRDAAQSAPAFGDRRGYQMDPPNADEALREVALDIEEGADIVMVKPAGAYLDIIWRVKDTFRMPTAAYQVSGEYSCIKAAVERGWIDERRVALESLIAIKRAGADIILTYYAVQAAEWLAEDAR, encoded by the coding sequence ATGTCGTTGCTGACTCAACGCCCGCGCCGTCTGCGCGCCAACGCCGCCTGGCGGTCGATGGTCGCCGAGACTTCGCTCTCCGCCCGCGACTTCGTCTATCCGCTGTTCGTCATCGACGGCGAGAACGTGGTGAATCCGATCGCCAGCATGCCCGGCGTCGCGCAGCTCTCGATCGACAGGCTGGTCGAGGAGTCGCGCCGCGCCCACGCGCTCGGCGTGCCGGCGGTCATCCTGTTCGGCATCCCCGACCACAAGGACGCACAGGGCAGCCCCGGTTACGACCCCGAGGGGATCGTGCCGCGCGCCATCCGGGAGCTCAAGAAGGAGATCCCGACGCTCCTCGTCTGGGCCGACGTCTGCCTCTGCGAGTACACCAGCCACGGCCACTGCGGCCTGCTGACCGCCGCCGGAGAGGTGGACAACGACGCCACGCTGCCGCTTCTGGCGCGCGCCGCGGTCGCCTACGCCCGGGCCGGCGCCGACGCGATCGCCCCCTCCGACATGATGGACGGACGGGTCGGCGCGATCCGCGAGGCGCTCGACGAGGCCGGTTTCGAGACCCTGCCGATCGTCTCCTACGCCGCCAAGTACGCCTCCGGTTTCTACGGCCCGTTTCGCGACGCCGCGCAGTCGGCGCCGGCGTTCGGTGACCGGCGCGGCTACCAGATGGATCCGCCCAACGCCGACGAGGCGCTGCGCGAGGTGGCGCTCGACATCGAGGAGGGGGCCGACATCGTGATGGTGAAGCCGGCCGGCGCCTATTTGGACATCATCTGGCGGGTAAAGGACACCTTCCGCATGCCGACCGCGGCCTACCAGGTGTCGGGCGAGTACAGCTGCATCAAGGCGGCCGTCGAGCGCGGCTGGATCGACGAGCGTCGCGTGGCGCTCGAGAGCCTGATCGCCATCAAGCGCGCCGGCGCCGACATCATCCTCACCTACTATGCGGTGCAAGCGGCGGAGTGGCTCGCCGAGGACGCCAGATGA